Genomic window (Streptomyces sp. RerS4):
AAGGAGCCCAGCGGCACGGTACGGGTGATGCCCGGGGCGGCCGCGATGTCCCGGGCCAGCGTGTCGAGCCTGTCCTCGGTGCCCGCGTGCAGCAGCACCGAGACGTTCGCGCGTGACGGGTCCTGGCCGGTGTCCTTCTCGTAGTCGCCCTCGACGCCGGCGAAGAGCATCTGCAGGGCGATGGCCCCGGCGACCGCGACCGCGATGCCGTTGACCAGCCGGGTGGCGCCGCCGCTGTCGAGCTGGAGCCGGCGCACCGCGAGCTGCCAGGACGCGGGGCCGCCCGAGAGCCGGCCGACGATCCGCTCCAACAGCCAGGGCAGCAGGGCGGTGACGCCGACCAGCAGCAGCGCCACGCCGCCGCCGACCTGCCACCGGTTGAACTGCCCGTCCTCGGAGCCGCGTCCCGCCAGCGGGGCGAGCAGTGCGAGGCCCGCCGGCGGCAGCAGCAGCCGCCACCAGATCCGGCGCCGGCGCGGCTTCGCCGTCCGTACGACGCCCAGGGGTTCGATGGTCACGCGGCGCAGGGTGAACACCGTGACGACCACGGCCGCGACGGGCACCGCCACCGCGACCAGCAGCGCCAGCCACAGCGCGGGGTCGAGGTCGGCGGGGAAGACACTGCGCTGCTGGAAGGAGAGCGATCCCACGAGGCTGCGCCCCGCCAGGAAGAAGCCCACGCCCAGCGCCAGCCCGACCAGGGCCCCGGCGAGGGCCTCCCCGGCCGCGATCCGGCGCACCATCAGGCTGTCGGCGCCCACCAGGCGCAGCGCGGCGAGCCGTTGGTCGCGCCGCTCGCCGCCGAAGCGGACGGCGGTGGCGATGAACACGACGACGGGCATCAGCAGCGCGACGAAGGTGACCACGACCAGGAGCATCAGCACCGGGTCGAGGGAGCGCTCCTGCGGGTCGTAGGCGAAGGCGTTGATCCGAGTGATCCGGTAGTCGCCCGGTCCGTCCTTCGTGAGGGTGTCGCTGCCCAGGTAGAAGAGGAGTTCGGCCGGGCCGGTGAGGCCCTGGTCGGCGATGGTGCCGGCGATCCGGGCGTCGAGGCGCTCGCGCAGCCCCGCCCCCTCGGGGGAGGAGAGCAGCCGCTTCAGGGCGGGGGAGACGACCATCTCGCCGCCCTTGGGGATCGCGCGCACGCCCGGGGGCAGGGGGGCGTCGGGGCCTTCCGCCCGCAGCATCTTGCCGTCGATGTCCTGGCCGCCGTAGCTCTGGTTGAGCCGGGCGATCAGCAGGGTGTCGGGGCCGGGGGCGTCGATGCGGGCCGAGCCCAGGATGGAGCGGGCGTCGTCGCGGTCGTGGCGGGCGCCGAGCGCGCCCGGTATCGCGGTGCTGATCAGCAGGAGTGCGACGCCGAGTCCGACGCCGACACCGGTGAGCAGGGTGCGGGTCCACCCCTGGCGGCCGCCGCCGAAGGCGAAGCGGGCGCCCATCGCGAGGTCACGGGTCCACACCCGCAGGCCGCTCATATGATCCGCTCCATGTCACGCGACCGGCCGTCGCGCACCACGATCTCGCGGTCGGAGTACGCGGCCACGCGGGTCTCGTGCGTGACCAGGACGACGGCGGCGTTCGCGGAGCGGGCGGCCTCGGTGAGCAGTTGCATCACCAGTTCGCCGTTGAGGGAGTCGAGGGCTCCGGTCGGCTCGTCCGCGAAGATCACCCGGGGTCGGGTGACCAACGCGCGGGCCACCGCGACCCGCTGGCCCTGGCCGCCGCTGATCTCCCCGGGCCGCTTGCCGCCGGTGTCCTCCACCTGGAGCCGCTCCATCCAGTCCAGGGCGGTGCGTTCGGCCTCCTTGCGCTTGACGCCGGTCAGGCGCAGCGGCAGGGCCACGTTCTCCACGCAGGTCAGCTCCGGGACGAGCTGCCCGAACTGGAAGACGAAGCCGAACTCCGAGCGGCGCAGGGCGCTGCGCTCGGCGTCCTTCATCGCGGACAGCTCGCGGCCGGCGTAGGTGACGGTGCCGGAGTCGGGCGACACGATGCCGGCGAGGCAGTGGAGCAGGGTGGACTTGCCGGAGCCGGAGGGGCCCATGACGGCGACGATCTCCCCGGGGTGGACGGAGAGTTCGGCGCCGTCGAGGGCCGTGGTGGCCCCGTAGGTCTTGCGCAGGTCGGTGGCGGAGAGCAGGGATCCGGCCGGGGTCATCGACGGACCTCCTGGGCGAGCCGGTCCAGGCGGGCCGAGGTCAGTTCGAGCCAGCGAAGGTCGGCCTCCAGGTGGAACAGGGCGTGGTCGCAGACCAGTTG
Coding sequences:
- a CDS encoding FtsX-like permease family protein, producing the protein MSGLRVWTRDLAMGARFAFGGGRQGWTRTLLTGVGVGLGVALLLISTAIPGALGARHDRDDARSILGSARIDAPGPDTLLIARLNQSYGGQDIDGKMLRAEGPDAPLPPGVRAIPKGGEMVVSPALKRLLSSPEGAGLRERLDARIAGTIADQGLTGPAELLFYLGSDTLTKDGPGDYRITRINAFAYDPQERSLDPVLMLLVVVTFVALLMPVVVFIATAVRFGGERRDQRLAALRLVGADSLMVRRIAAGEALAGALVGLALGVGFFLAGRSLVGSLSFQQRSVFPADLDPALWLALLVAVAVPVAAVVVTVFTLRRVTIEPLGVVRTAKPRRRRIWWRLLLPPAGLALLAPLAGRGSEDGQFNRWQVGGGVALLLVGVTALLPWLLERIVGRLSGGPASWQLAVRRLQLDSGGATRLVNGIAVAVAGAIALQMLFAGVEGDYEKDTGQDPSRANVSVLLHAGTEDRLDTLARDIAAAPGITRTVPLGSFRAAHTVPAADQSIEVTVGSCEALREVAEIGDCAEGDAFALTGGPLTPTGEKLTAAPGDRLFAGNVTGYQVDGVPDEKAVEWTFPAGARTVTPREDPAGRLRDGLLVTPSAAPKDGVDFWRWARIYVQADDSLPDALDRARTAAFKADPFSTAMTLRSTTRDTSYSAIRVGLFFGATGVLILIGTSLLVSQLEQLRERRRLLSSLVAFGTRRSTLSLSVLWQTALPIALGLSLATGVGLALGTALLRMAAQPVRVDWSSVLALTGAGAGVVAGVTLLSLPLLLRLMRPDGLRTE
- a CDS encoding ABC transporter ATP-binding protein, coding for MTPAGSLLSATDLRKTYGATTALDGAELSVHPGEIVAVMGPSGSGKSTLLHCLAGIVSPDSGTVTYAGRELSAMKDAERSALRRSEFGFVFQFGQLVPELTCVENVALPLRLTGVKRKEAERTALDWMERLQVEDTGGKRPGEISGGQGQRVAVARALVTRPRVIFADEPTGALDSLNGELVMQLLTEAARSANAAVVLVTHETRVAAYSDREIVVRDGRSRDMERII